From Balaenoptera acutorostrata chromosome 8, mBalAcu1.1, whole genome shotgun sequence, the proteins below share one genomic window:
- the ITM2C gene encoding integral membrane protein 2C isoform X2 — protein MVKISFQPAVAGIKGDKADKADKASASAPAPSPAAEILLTPARLARDNFFHCGVLYEDSLSSQVRTRMELEEDVKIYLEENYERINVPVPQFGGGDPADIIHDFQRGLTAYHDISLDKCYVIELNTTIVLPPRNFWELLMNVKRGTYLPQTYIIQEEMVVTEHVSDKEALGSFIYHLCSGKDTYRLRRRATRRRINKRGAKNCNAIRHFENTFVVETLICGVA, from the exons ATGGTGAAGATCAGCTTCCAGCCCGCGGTGGCCGGTATCAAGGGCGACAAGGCCGACAAGGCCGACAAGGCTTCGGCCTCGGCCCCGGCGCCCTCCCCAGCCGCTGAGATCCTGCTGACGCCGGCTCGG CTGGCCCGAGACAACTTCTTCCACTGTGGCGTCCTCTACGAGGACTCCCTGTCCTCCCAGGTCCGCACTCgcatggagctggaggaggacGTAAAGATCTACCTCGAGGAGAACTACGAGCGCATCAACGTGCCGGTGCCCCAGTTTGGGGGCGGTGACCCCGCAGACATCATCCACGACTTCCAGCGG gGTCTCACTGCCTATCACGACATCTCCCTGGACAAGTGCTATGTCATTGAGCTCAACACCACCATCGTGCTGCCCCCTCGCAACTTCTGGGAGCTCCTCATGAACGTGAAG AGGGGGACCTACCTCCCGCAGACATACATCATCCAGGAGGAGATGGTGGTCACGGAGCACGTCAGTGACAAGGAGGCCCTGGGCTCCTTCATCTACCACCTGTGCAGCGGGAAGGACACCTACCGGCTGCGGCGCAGGGCCACCCGGAGGC GGATCAACAAGCGAGGGGCCAAGAACTGCAACGCCATCCGCCACTTCGAGAACACCTTCGTGGTGGAGACGCTCATCTGCGGGGTGGCGTga
- the ITM2C gene encoding integral membrane protein 2C isoform X1 encodes MVKISFQPAVAGIKGDKADKADKASASAPAPSPAAEILLTPAREERPPYHRYKKGSSVGGLCYLSMGMVVLLMGLVFASVYIYRYFFLAQLARDNFFHCGVLYEDSLSSQVRTRMELEEDVKIYLEENYERINVPVPQFGGGDPADIIHDFQRGLTAYHDISLDKCYVIELNTTIVLPPRNFWELLMNVKRGTYLPQTYIIQEEMVVTEHVSDKEALGSFIYHLCSGKDTYRLRRRATRRRINKRGAKNCNAIRHFENTFVVETLICGVA; translated from the exons ATGGTGAAGATCAGCTTCCAGCCCGCGGTGGCCGGTATCAAGGGCGACAAGGCCGACAAGGCCGACAAGGCTTCGGCCTCGGCCCCGGCGCCCTCCCCAGCCGCTGAGATCCTGCTGACGCCGGCTCGG GAGGAGCGGCCCCCCTACCACCGCTACAAGAAGGGGAGCTCTGTGGGCGGCTTGTGCTACCTGTCGATGGGCATGGTCGTGCTGCTCATGGGCCTCGTGTTCGCCTCTGTCTACATCTACAGATACTTCTTCCTCGCTCAG CTGGCCCGAGACAACTTCTTCCACTGTGGCGTCCTCTACGAGGACTCCCTGTCCTCCCAGGTCCGCACTCgcatggagctggaggaggacGTAAAGATCTACCTCGAGGAGAACTACGAGCGCATCAACGTGCCGGTGCCCCAGTTTGGGGGCGGTGACCCCGCAGACATCATCCACGACTTCCAGCGG gGTCTCACTGCCTATCACGACATCTCCCTGGACAAGTGCTATGTCATTGAGCTCAACACCACCATCGTGCTGCCCCCTCGCAACTTCTGGGAGCTCCTCATGAACGTGAAG AGGGGGACCTACCTCCCGCAGACATACATCATCCAGGAGGAGATGGTGGTCACGGAGCACGTCAGTGACAAGGAGGCCCTGGGCTCCTTCATCTACCACCTGTGCAGCGGGAAGGACACCTACCGGCTGCGGCGCAGGGCCACCCGGAGGC GGATCAACAAGCGAGGGGCCAAGAACTGCAACGCCATCCGCCACTTCGAGAACACCTTCGTGGTGGAGACGCTCATCTGCGGGGTGGCGTga
- the LOC102999289 gene encoding ragulator complex protein LAMTOR5, whose protein sequence is MEATLEQHLEDTMKNPSIVGVLCTDSQGLNLGCRGTLSDEHAGVISVLAQQAAKLTSDPIDIPVVCLESDNGNIMIQKHDGITVAVHKMAS, encoded by the coding sequence ATGGAGGCAACCTTAGAGCAGCACTTGGAGGACACAATGAAGAATCCATCCATTGTTGGAGTCCTGTGCACAGATTCACAAGGACTCAATTTGGGCTGCCGTGGAACCCTGTCAGATGAGCATGCTGGGGTGATATCTGTTTTAGCCCAGCAAGCAGCTAAGCTAACCTCAGACCCCATTGATATTCCTGTGGTGTGTCTAGAATCAGATAATGGGAACATTATGATCCAGAAACACGATGGCATCACAGTGGCAGTGCACAAAATGGCCTCTTGA